In Massilia forsythiae, one DNA window encodes the following:
- the tolB gene encoding Tol-Pal system beta propeller repeat protein TolB, whose product MKKLHTLLFSASLMMGAAAHAQLRVEIAGVGSNQIPVAVAGFADESVAPEQVSAIIRADLERSGVFKVIDARQTISDSASPDLGAFKSAGADALVVGSVQRMPDGRLQIRYKLHDTVKKTQLSQLSDAVSARNTRLEGHRIADDIYEKLTGVRGIFATRIAYVKENRAGRDYQLVVADADGEGEQVAAHGKEPIISPAWSPDGTKVAYVSFEMRKPVIYVQNLVTGQRTVVANEKGSNSAPSWSPDGTRLALALSKTGNTQIYVVNADGSGLRRVSNSNGIDTEPQFSADGQSIYFTSDRSGGPQVYKMSAGGGQATRVTFNGSYNISPRVSSDGKTLAWISQRDGGYSLYAMDLASGQEQRLADSASEPSFSPNGKYIMYATKGGGRVALAVVSVDGRVKQRLSTQAGNIREPSWGPFMK is encoded by the coding sequence ATGAAAAAACTACATACCCTGCTGTTTTCCGCCTCCCTGATGATGGGCGCCGCCGCCCATGCCCAGTTGCGCGTCGAAATCGCCGGCGTGGGCAGCAACCAGATCCCGGTCGCGGTCGCGGGCTTCGCGGACGAATCGGTAGCGCCGGAACAGGTGTCCGCCATCATCCGCGCCGACCTCGAGCGCAGCGGCGTGTTCAAGGTGATCGATGCGCGCCAGACCATTTCCGACAGCGCCAGCCCCGACCTGGGCGCCTTCAAGTCCGCCGGCGCCGACGCGCTGGTGGTGGGTTCGGTGCAGCGCATGCCGGACGGCCGCCTGCAGATCCGCTACAAGCTGCACGACACCGTCAAGAAGACCCAGCTGTCGCAACTGTCGGACGCCGTCAGCGCGCGCAACACGCGCCTGGAAGGCCACCGCATCGCCGACGACATCTATGAAAAGCTGACCGGCGTGCGCGGCATCTTCGCCACCCGCATCGCCTACGTGAAGGAAAACCGCGCCGGCCGCGATTATCAATTGGTAGTGGCCGACGCCGACGGCGAAGGCGAGCAGGTCGCCGCCCACGGCAAGGAGCCGATCATCTCGCCGGCCTGGTCGCCGGACGGCACCAAGGTCGCCTACGTCTCGTTCGAGATGCGCAAGCCCGTGATCTACGTGCAGAACCTGGTGACCGGCCAGCGCACCGTGGTGGCCAACGAAAAAGGCAGCAACTCGGCGCCGTCGTGGTCGCCCGACGGCACGCGCCTGGCGCTGGCCCTGTCGAAGACCGGCAACACCCAGATCTACGTCGTCAACGCCGACGGCAGCGGCCTGCGCCGCGTCTCCAACAGCAACGGCATCGACACCGAACCGCAATTCTCGGCCGACGGCCAGAGCATCTATTTCACCAGCGACCGCAGCGGCGGCCCGCAGGTCTACAAGATGAGCGCCGGCGGCGGCCAGGCCACCCGCGTCACCTTCAACGGCAGCTACAATATCAGCCCGCGCGTTTCCTCGGACGGCAAGACGCTGGCCTGGATCTCGCAGCGCGACGGCGGCTATTCCCTGTATGCGATGGACCTGGCCAGCGGCCAGGAACAGCGCCTGGCCGATTCGGCCAGCGAACCGAGTTTTTCGCCCAACGGCAAATACATCATGTACGCCACCAAGGGCGGCGGGCGCGTCGCGCTGGCCGTGGTGTCGGTCGACGGGCGCGTCAAGCAACGCTTGAGCACCCAGGCGGGAAACATCCGGGAACCCAGCTGGGGCCCGTTCATGAAGTAA
- the pal gene encoding peptidoglycan-associated lipoprotein Pal, with translation MRNIKSVALIASFAAVLSACSSSPKLTETPVVEQSPVTQAAPPPADTTRDIRRVETGNVDALNDPKGVLANRSVYFDFDSYVVRDDGKPVVENHSAYLAKNKQRHILIQGNTDDRGGTEYNLALGQKRAEAVRKSMAALGVADGQMEAVSLGEEKPKATGSGESVWAENRRADIVYQ, from the coding sequence ATGCGCAACATCAAAAGTGTAGCCCTCATCGCATCCTTCGCCGCCGTGCTGTCGGCTTGCTCGTCCTCGCCGAAACTGACCGAGACCCCGGTCGTCGAGCAGTCGCCGGTGACCCAGGCCGCGCCGCCGCCGGCCGATACCACCCGTGACATCCGTCGGGTCGAAACCGGCAACGTCGACGCCCTGAACGATCCGAAAGGCGTGCTGGCCAACCGCAGCGTGTACTTCGACTTCGACAGCTACGTCGTGCGCGACGACGGCAAGCCGGTCGTCGAGAACCACTCGGCCTACCTGGCCAAGAACAAGCAGCGCCACATCCTGATCCAGGGTAACACCGACGATCGCGGCGGCACCGAGTACAACCTGGCCCTGGGCCAGAAGCGCGCCGAAGCTGTGCGCAAGTCGATGGCCGCCCTGGGCGTGGCCGACGGCCAGATGGAAGCCGTGTCGCTGGGCGAGGAAAAGCCGAAGGCGACCGGCAGCGGCGAATCGGTGTGGGCGGAAAACCGTCGCGCCGACATCGTCTACCAATAA
- the ybgF gene encoding tol-pal system protein YbgF: MINLPKPRLAAVALALAAWLPLHAGAGILDDDEARRAILDLRTKVDALSRDVNGRIDNKADKSISVDILNQHEQTMQEIARLRGQLEVLSNQVASAQKGQKDLYADLDARIKKLEPRQETIDGQTAEVLPSEKKSYEGAMELFKSGDYKGAAASLQDFVRRFPDSAYASNAQYWLGNAFYAQRDYKNAIAAQESVVANYGTSAKAPDAMLNIASSYTELKDKKNAKKALQQLVTKFPDSTAAQAAKDRLAALK, translated from the coding sequence ATGATCAACCTGCCCAAGCCCCGCCTCGCGGCCGTCGCCCTCGCCCTCGCCGCCTGGCTTCCCCTGCACGCCGGCGCCGGCATTCTCGACGACGACGAAGCGCGCCGCGCCATCCTCGACCTGCGCACCAAGGTCGACGCCCTGTCGCGCGACGTCAACGGCCGCATCGACAACAAGGCCGACAAGTCGATCAGCGTCGACATCCTGAACCAGCACGAACAGACGATGCAGGAAATCGCGCGCCTGCGCGGCCAGCTCGAAGTGCTGTCGAACCAGGTCGCCAGCGCCCAGAAGGGCCAGAAGGACCTGTACGCCGACCTCGACGCGCGCATCAAGAAGCTCGAGCCGCGCCAGGAGACCATCGACGGCCAGACAGCCGAAGTGCTGCCGAGCGAAAAGAAATCCTACGAGGGCGCCATGGAACTGTTCAAGTCCGGCGACTACAAGGGCGCCGCCGCCTCGCTGCAGGACTTCGTGCGCCGCTTCCCGGATTCGGCCTACGCCTCCAACGCCCAGTACTGGCTCGGCAACGCCTTTTATGCGCAGCGCGACTACAAGAACGCGATCGCCGCCCAGGAAAGCGTGGTGGCCAACTACGGCACCAGCGCCAAGGCGCCGGACGCCATGCTGAACATCGCTTCCAGCTATACCGAACTGAAGGACAAGAAGAACGCCAAGAAGGCGCTGCAGCAGCTGGTGACCAAGTTCCCGGACTCGACCGCGGCGCAGGCGGCCAAGGACCGGCTGGCGGCCTTGAAGTGA